One genomic segment of Amycolatopsis sp. WQ 127309 includes these proteins:
- a CDS encoding MFS transporter, with the protein MTQAPVRETKPAAMWGKVGLLLTGQGVSLIGDQVFFIAAVWAAAQLGGTAAVTWVTLAESVPRALAMIFGGVICDAFGPRSVLLRTTSVRIAVLAVSVVVALSAQSVTLLVVVAALEGAMLGLGSPSFGTLMPRMVPKDRLSTANSVRTMVARFAPILGSPFGAWLVATGHLGVALAVVCGGCVVSLVCLAPATRAIDAPRTVSSVPLWRRSGDGLKLLRADRRLRLLFLSGLCLDFAFAWPMNPGLPEVVIERGWAVSAVGLLIACWAAGALVSAGLGALLGDRVPISVRLVGSGIGIAVLLLGMVLVPSLWAMAAMAVLLGVCSGQNGPAAVTLYQQAAPMDRLGVAMSMVSLSGIGCAPLAYAVSGAIASFTTPVVAWICSALLAFGGPVFAARALRLPQ; encoded by the coding sequence ATGACACAAGCACCCGTGCGAGAGACGAAGCCCGCCGCGATGTGGGGCAAGGTCGGCCTCCTGCTCACCGGCCAGGGCGTCTCCCTGATCGGCGACCAGGTGTTCTTCATCGCCGCCGTCTGGGCCGCCGCCCAGCTCGGCGGGACGGCCGCCGTCACCTGGGTGACCCTGGCCGAGTCCGTGCCGCGCGCGCTCGCGATGATCTTCGGCGGCGTCATCTGCGACGCCTTCGGCCCCCGCTCGGTCCTGTTGCGCACGACGTCGGTGCGGATCGCCGTGCTGGCCGTCTCGGTCGTGGTCGCGCTGTCCGCGCAGTCCGTGACGCTGCTGGTCGTCGTCGCGGCGCTCGAAGGCGCGATGCTCGGGCTCGGGTCGCCGTCGTTCGGCACGCTCATGCCGCGCATGGTCCCGAAGGACCGCTTGAGCACGGCGAATTCCGTACGCACCATGGTCGCCCGGTTCGCCCCGATCCTCGGGTCGCCGTTCGGCGCCTGGCTGGTCGCGACCGGGCACCTCGGTGTCGCCCTCGCCGTGGTCTGCGGTGGCTGTGTGGTCTCGCTCGTCTGCCTCGCGCCGGCGACCAGGGCGATCGACGCGCCGCGCACCGTGTCGAGCGTTCCGCTGTGGCGACGCTCGGGTGACGGCCTCAAGCTGCTGCGCGCCGACCGCCGGCTGCGGCTGCTGTTCCTTTCCGGGCTGTGCCTGGACTTCGCGTTCGCGTGGCCGATGAACCCCGGCCTGCCCGAGGTCGTCATCGAACGCGGCTGGGCCGTTTCCGCGGTCGGTCTCCTCATCGCCTGCTGGGCGGCCGGCGCGCTGGTGTCCGCCGGGCTCGGCGCGCTGCTCGGCGACCGCGTGCCGATCTCGGTGCGGCTCGTCGGCAGCGGGATCGGCATCGCGGTTCTGCTGCTGGGCATGGTCCTGGTGCCGTCGCTGTGGGCGATGGCCGCGATGGCCGTCTTGCTGGGCGTCTGCTCCGGGCAGAACGGCCCGGCCGCGGTGACGCTCTACCAGCAGGCCGCGCCGATGGACCGCCTCGGCGTCGCCATGTCGATGGTGTCGCTGTCCGGCATCGGCTGCGCGCCGCTCGCCTACGCCGTGTCCGGCGCCATCGCCAGCTTCACCACCCCCGTCGTCGCCTGGATCTGCAGCGCCCTGCTCGCCTTCGGCGGGCCGGTGTTCGCGGCCCGGGCCCTGCGCCTGCCCCAGTGA